A genomic window from Methylorubrum extorquens includes:
- a CDS encoding glycine--tRNA ligase subunit alpha produces MPSDADLSPTRSFQGLILTLQRFWAAKGCVILQPYDMEVGAGTFHPATTLRALGPRPWKAAYVQPSRRPKDGRYGENPNRLQHYYQFQVILKPNPPNLQELYLASLEAIGVDLKLHDIRFVEDDWESPTLGAWGLGWECWCDGMEVSQFTYFQQVAGFECAPVAGELTYGLERLAMYVQGVENVYDLNFNGGEGDERVTYGDVFLQAEQEYSRHNFEAADTAMLFRHFADAEKACRLYLEAGAPESEGARHRIVQPAYDQCIKASHVFNLLDARGVISVTERQSYILRVRELAKACGAAWLKTEAGGHSGDPASDRAAAA; encoded by the coding sequence ATGCCGAGCGACGCCGACCTTTCGCCCACACGCTCGTTCCAGGGCCTGATCCTCACCCTGCAGCGCTTCTGGGCGGCCAAAGGCTGCGTGATCCTCCAGCCCTACGACATGGAGGTCGGCGCCGGCACATTTCACCCGGCCACGACCCTGCGGGCCCTCGGTCCGAGGCCCTGGAAGGCGGCCTACGTTCAGCCCTCGCGGCGGCCGAAGGACGGGCGCTACGGCGAGAACCCGAACCGGCTGCAGCACTACTACCAGTTTCAGGTGATCCTGAAGCCGAACCCGCCGAACCTCCAAGAGCTCTACCTTGCCTCGCTGGAGGCGATCGGCGTCGATCTCAAGCTCCACGACATCCGCTTCGTCGAGGACGATTGGGAGAGCCCGACGCTCGGCGCCTGGGGTCTGGGTTGGGAATGCTGGTGCGACGGGATGGAGGTGAGCCAGTTCACCTACTTCCAGCAGGTCGCCGGCTTCGAGTGCGCGCCGGTGGCCGGCGAGCTGACCTATGGCCTCGAACGCCTCGCCATGTACGTGCAGGGTGTCGAGAACGTCTACGATCTCAACTTCAACGGCGGCGAGGGTGACGAGCGGGTCACCTATGGCGACGTCTTCCTCCAAGCCGAGCAGGAATATTCGCGCCACAACTTCGAGGCCGCCGACACGGCGATGCTGTTCCGCCACTTCGCCGACGCGGAGAAGGCCTGCCGCCTCTATCTCGAAGCCGGCGCGCCCGAGTCCGAGGGTGCGCGCCACCGCATCGTGCAGCCGGCCTACGACCAGTGCATCAAGGCGAGCCACGTCTTCAACCTGCTCGACGCCCGCGGCGTGATCTCGGTCACCGAGCGTCAGAGCTACATCCTGCGTGTCCGCGAACTGGCCAAGGCCTGCGGCGCCGCATGGTTGAAGACCGAGGCCGGCGGGCATTCCGGCGACCCTGCCAGCGATCGCGCCGCTGCGGCCTGA
- a CDS encoding DUF3828 domain-containing protein, whose translation MRRRALLALALGLLAGPVLAQSVIDPVATVRAFYAADDINAVRFYAKGLRVLYERDQREAGGEVGRLGFAFHVNGQDTEPGFAKSLTLAPLSNEGDRAEVRATFRNGGPQELRYNLVREAGTWKIANVRSLKGETWDLVALLSAPLQ comes from the coding sequence GTGCGCCGCCGCGCCCTCTTGGCTCTGGCCCTCGGGCTTCTCGCCGGTCCGGTCCTTGCGCAATCCGTGATCGATCCGGTCGCGACGGTGCGGGCCTTCTACGCGGCGGACGACATCAATGCGGTGCGCTTCTACGCGAAGGGCCTGCGCGTGCTCTATGAGCGCGACCAGCGCGAGGCGGGGGGCGAGGTCGGACGCCTCGGTTTCGCCTTTCACGTCAACGGCCAGGACACCGAGCCGGGCTTCGCCAAGTCCTTGACGCTCGCGCCGCTCTCCAACGAGGGCGACCGGGCCGAGGTGCGGGCGACCTTCCGCAACGGCGGGCCGCAGGAGCTGCGCTACAACCTCGTGCGCGAGGCCGGCACGTGGAAGATCGCCAACGTCCGCTCGCTGAAGGGCGAGACCTGGGATCTCGTCGCCCTCCTCTCCGCGCCGCTTCAATAG
- a CDS encoding PhoX family protein, with product MSDTPDAPTLDAVIAHRFSRRDLMRGSLAVALAAGIAPQALAADASAFDFPELAAGVDEHLHVAEGYEAKPLLRWGDPLFADAPAFDPRKQSARAQERQFGYNNDFVGFIPLDENGRRGLLVVNHEYTNAELMFPGLGARDRKGVIAALSPEQVAVEMAAHGGSVVEIVREAEAWRPVIGSPYTRRITAQTPMDLTGPAAGHPRLMTEADPSGRRVLGTINNCSGGVTPWGTWLSGEENINYYFSGTLPPGHAEAGNAKAIGLGNPQYAWSRFHPRFDLAQAPNEPNRFGWVVEIDPFDPGSTPKKRTALGRFKHEGAAGARTLDGRYVVYLGDDERFQHVYRFVSEGRVQAERGANADLLDSGTLSVARFEPDGTGRWLPLVHGANGLDAANGFEAQADVLIETRRAAKRLGATPMDRPEDIEANPRTGRVYVMLTNNGKRTADQEEPANPRGPNAFGHVIEMAPDGTDHGAETFRWEVLVRCGDPAKPEVKASFSALTTENGWFGMPDNCTFDGRGRLWIATDGNNRRATGRADGIWAVETGGPRRGTARHFLRVPVGAEMCGPCFTPDDETFFVAVQHPGEPDEEGALGSFETPSTRWPDFTPDLPPRPSVVAVRRVGGGRIG from the coding sequence ATGTCCGACACGCCCGACGCCCCCACCCTCGACGCGGTGATCGCCCACCGCTTCTCCCGGCGCGACCTGATGCGCGGCTCGCTGGCCGTCGCGCTCGCCGCCGGAATCGCGCCGCAGGCGCTTGCCGCCGACGCTTCGGCCTTCGATTTCCCTGAACTCGCCGCGGGCGTCGATGAGCACCTGCACGTGGCCGAGGGCTACGAGGCCAAACCCCTGCTGCGCTGGGGCGACCCGCTGTTTGCCGACGCGCCGGCCTTCGACCCGAGGAAGCAGAGCGCCCGAGCCCAGGAGCGCCAGTTCGGCTACAACAACGACTTCGTCGGCTTCATTCCGCTCGACGAAAACGGCCGTCGCGGTCTGCTCGTGGTCAACCACGAATACACCAATGCCGAGCTGATGTTTCCCGGTCTCGGTGCCCGCGACCGCAAGGGCGTGATCGCGGCCTTGAGCCCGGAACAGGTCGCGGTCGAGATGGCGGCCCATGGCGGCTCAGTGGTCGAGATCGTTCGCGAGGCGGAAGCGTGGCGCCCGGTGATCGGCTCACCCTACACGCGGCGCATCACAGCGCAGACCCCGATGGATCTCACCGGCCCGGCGGCCGGCCATCCCCGCCTCATGACCGAGGCCGACCCGAGCGGCCGGCGCGTGCTCGGCACCATCAACAACTGCTCGGGCGGCGTCACGCCCTGGGGCACGTGGCTCTCGGGCGAGGAGAACATAAACTACTACTTTTCCGGGACTCTTCCTCCGGGACATGCCGAGGCCGGCAACGCGAAGGCGATCGGCCTCGGCAACCCGCAATATGCCTGGAGCCGCTTCCATCCCCGCTTCGACCTCGCCCAGGCGCCGAACGAGCCGAACCGGTTCGGCTGGGTGGTCGAGATCGATCCGTTCGATCCGGGCTCGACCCCGAAGAAGCGCACGGCGCTCGGCCGTTTCAAGCACGAGGGCGCGGCGGGTGCCCGCACGCTCGACGGCCGCTACGTCGTCTATCTCGGCGACGACGAGCGCTTCCAGCATGTCTACCGCTTCGTCAGCGAGGGCCGGGTGCAGGCCGAGCGCGGCGCCAACGCCGACCTGCTCGATTCCGGCACCCTCAGCGTCGCCCGGTTCGAACCCGACGGCACAGGCCGCTGGCTGCCGCTGGTACACGGAGCGAACGGACTCGATGCCGCCAACGGCTTCGAAGCCCAAGCCGACGTGCTGATCGAGACCCGCCGCGCCGCCAAACGACTCGGCGCCACGCCGATGGACCGTCCCGAGGACATCGAAGCCAACCCGCGCACCGGCCGCGTCTACGTGATGCTGACCAACAACGGAAAGCGCACCGCCGATCAGGAGGAGCCCGCCAACCCGCGTGGCCCCAACGCCTTCGGCCACGTCATCGAGATGGCCCCCGACGGCACCGACCACGGCGCCGAGACCTTCCGCTGGGAGGTACTGGTGCGCTGCGGCGATCCGGCCAAGCCCGAGGTGAAAGCGAGCTTTTCCGCGCTCACCACCGAGAACGGCTGGTTCGGCATGCCCGACAACTGCACCTTCGACGGGCGCGGCCGCCTCTGGATCGCCACCGACGGCAACAACCGCCGCGCCACCGGCCGGGCCGACGGCATCTGGGCGGTGGAGACGGGAGGCCCCCGCCGGGGCACCGCGCGCCACTTCCTGCGGGTGCCGGTGGGCGCCGAGATGTGCGGCCCCTGCTTCACCCCCGACGACGAGACCTTCTTCGTCGCCGTCCAGCACCCCGGCGAGCCTGACGAGGAAGGGGCGCTCGGCTCCTTCGAGACTCCCTCGACCCGCTGGCCGGATTTCACGCCGGACCTGCCGCCGCGGCCGTCCGTCGTGGCGGTGCGGCGGGTGGGGGGCGGGCGGATCGGGTAA
- the glyS gene encoding glycine--tRNA ligase subunit beta — protein MPDLLLELRSEEIPARMQRRAAEDLKKLVTDALVERGFLYEGAKAFATPRRLALHVAGLPARGEAVREERRGPRVGAPEAAVQGFLKSAGLASLDQATTVTDPKKGAFYLAVIERPGRETLDVLAEILPGIIKSFPWPKSMRWGAASAQPGSLRWVRPLQSIVATFGPETETPEVVPFSVDGITAGTVTSGHRFLAPEPFEVRRFDDYVPALERADVILDADRRKDIILHDAKDLAFARGLDLVEDEGLLEEVAGLVERPVVLMGSFEERFLEIPAEAIRATIRANQKCFVLRKSGSEELAPAFVLVSNLVASDGGVAITAGNERVVRARLSDARFFWETDKATKLEDRLPKLDSIVFHEKLGTQGERVARIAALAKEIAPLVGADPALAERAARLAKADLVTEMVGEFPELQGLMGRKYAALQGEHDSVAAAIEEHYKPIGPSDRVPTDPVSIAVALADKLDTLAGFWSIDEKPTGSKDPFALRRAALGVIRAVIERSLRLSLAPLLQGRFASGSDERTADLLAFFADRLKVYLRDQGARHDLIDAVFALSGQDDLLLVVRRVEALGAFLSTDDGRNLLAGYKRAANILRIEEKKDGRAYDEAPDAGLAASGQPEERALAEALAEARQEASAAVAAEDFAGAMRALSRLRAPVDAFFEGVTVNADDPALRRNRLLLLNALRAATREVADFSRIEG, from the coding sequence ATGCCTGACCTTCTGCTCGAACTCCGCTCCGAAGAGATCCCCGCGCGCATGCAGCGGCGTGCGGCCGAGGATCTGAAGAAGCTCGTCACCGACGCGCTGGTCGAGCGCGGTTTCCTCTACGAGGGCGCCAAGGCGTTCGCGACGCCGCGGCGGCTGGCGCTGCATGTCGCCGGGCTGCCCGCCCGCGGCGAGGCGGTGCGCGAGGAACGGCGCGGCCCCCGCGTCGGCGCGCCCGAGGCGGCCGTGCAGGGCTTCCTGAAGAGCGCGGGGCTCGCGAGCCTCGATCAGGCCACCACCGTCACCGATCCGAAGAAGGGCGCGTTCTACCTCGCGGTGATCGAGCGGCCCGGCCGCGAGACGCTGGACGTGCTGGCCGAGATCCTACCGGGCATCATCAAGAGCTTCCCCTGGCCGAAATCGATGCGCTGGGGCGCGGCCTCGGCGCAGCCCGGAAGCTTGCGCTGGGTGCGCCCGCTGCAATCCATCGTCGCCACCTTCGGCCCCGAGACCGAGACACCGGAGGTCGTGCCGTTCTCGGTCGACGGCATCACCGCCGGCACGGTCACGAGCGGCCACCGTTTCCTCGCGCCCGAACCGTTCGAGGTGCGCCGCTTCGACGATTACGTGCCGGCGCTGGAGCGCGCCGACGTGATCCTCGATGCCGACCGGCGCAAGGACATCATCCTGCACGACGCCAAGGATCTCGCCTTCGCCCGCGGCCTCGACCTCGTGGAGGACGAGGGCCTGTTGGAAGAGGTGGCCGGGCTGGTGGAGCGGCCCGTGGTGCTGATGGGTTCGTTCGAGGAGCGCTTCCTCGAGATCCCGGCAGAGGCGATCCGCGCGACGATCCGCGCCAACCAGAAGTGCTTCGTGCTGCGCAAATCCGGCTCGGAGGAATTGGCGCCGGCCTTCGTGCTGGTCTCGAATCTCGTCGCCTCCGATGGCGGCGTGGCGATCACCGCCGGCAACGAGCGCGTGGTGCGGGCCCGCCTCTCGGACGCACGCTTCTTCTGGGAGACCGACAAGGCGACGAAGCTCGAAGACCGCCTCCCCAAGCTCGATTCGATCGTCTTCCACGAGAAGCTCGGCACGCAAGGCGAGCGCGTCGCCCGCATCGCTGCGCTCGCAAAGGAAATCGCGCCGCTGGTGGGCGCCGACCCGGCTTTGGCCGAGCGCGCGGCTCGGCTCGCCAAGGCCGACCTCGTCACCGAGATGGTTGGCGAGTTTCCGGAATTGCAGGGCCTGATGGGCCGCAAGTACGCGGCGCTCCAGGGCGAGCACGACAGCGTCGCCGCGGCCATTGAGGAGCATTATAAGCCGATCGGTCCGAGCGACCGCGTGCCGACCGATCCGGTTTCCATCGCCGTGGCGCTGGCTGATAAACTCGACACCCTCGCGGGCTTCTGGTCGATCGACGAGAAGCCGACGGGGAGCAAGGACCCGTTCGCGTTGCGGCGGGCGGCTTTGGGCGTGATCCGCGCCGTGATCGAACGGTCGCTGCGGCTATCGCTGGCCCCTCTGCTGCAAGGCCGGTTCGCGAGCGGGAGCGACGAACGCACCGCGGATCTCCTCGCCTTCTTCGCCGACCGTCTCAAAGTCTACCTGCGCGACCAGGGCGCCCGCCACGACCTGATCGATGCGGTGTTCGCGCTCTCTGGCCAGGACGACCTCCTGCTCGTCGTCCGCCGCGTCGAGGCGTTGGGCGCGTTCCTGAGCACGGATGACGGACGGAACCTGCTCGCCGGCTACAAGCGCGCGGCCAACATCCTGCGCATCGAGGAGAAGAAGGACGGCCGCGCCTACGACGAGGCCCCCGATGCGGGTCTCGCGGCCTCCGGCCAGCCGGAGGAGCGCGCGCTCGCCGAGGCGCTTGCCGAGGCGCGGCAGGAGGCGTCCGCTGCGGTGGCGGCCGAGGATTTCGCCGGTGCGATGCGGGCGCTGTCGCGGCTGCGGGCGCCGGTGGACGCGTTCTTCGAAGGGGTCACCGTCAACGCCGACGATCCGGCCCTGCGCAGGAACCGGCTCCTGCTCCTCAACGCACTCCGCGCGGCCACCCGCGAGGTGGCCGACTTCTCGCGCATCGAAGGCTGA
- a CDS encoding helix-turn-helix transcriptional regulator — translation MIDACYAAALDPETWSGALDGIADAVGARGAVIVSHDPARTAQTLASERIADVNLDYGVGGWWQHDTRIRLGRERGIMRPGTVTCDEMYLTAEEKRADPFFQHFIDRHRLGNLCAYVGADPMDRHTLSFSAPRDVRRGPFEGVEIERLGLVGPHVIRAFRLTALVADMRREAEGLSSALERMRAGIVVLDSRGRVRLVSPAAEGLAAGYLALRTGTVPAAAEPAESARFGHFLADVLPERTLSESTWRRQDTLLLRRRGGGRPLYVEALPLRGSDPFPVAGAGLGGGMVLLLRDLLAPSTRPIEPMLEQLGLTRAEARVAALVGRGAAPREVAEQFAVGESTVRSQLKAVYGKLAIRRQSELAVFITRLDSL, via the coding sequence TTGATCGACGCGTGCTATGCGGCCGCCCTCGACCCCGAGACGTGGTCCGGCGCGCTTGACGGGATCGCCGATGCGGTCGGGGCGCGCGGTGCGGTGATCGTCTCCCACGATCCCGCGCGCACGGCGCAGACGCTGGCCTCCGAGCGGATCGCTGACGTGAACCTCGATTACGGCGTCGGCGGCTGGTGGCAGCACGACACGCGCATCCGCCTCGGCCGGGAGCGGGGCATCATGCGGCCGGGCACGGTCACCTGCGATGAGATGTACCTCACGGCGGAGGAGAAGCGCGCCGATCCGTTTTTCCAGCACTTCATCGACCGGCATCGCCTCGGTAATCTCTGCGCCTATGTCGGCGCCGACCCGATGGACCGCCACACCCTGTCGTTCAGCGCCCCACGCGACGTGCGCAGGGGGCCGTTCGAGGGCGTCGAGATCGAGCGGCTGGGGCTCGTCGGCCCGCATGTCATCCGCGCCTTCCGGCTGACGGCGCTCGTCGCCGACATGCGCCGGGAGGCGGAGGGGCTGTCCTCCGCCCTGGAGCGCATGCGGGCGGGCATCGTCGTCCTCGATTCCCGCGGCCGGGTCCGGCTCGTCAGCCCGGCGGCGGAAGGGTTGGCGGCAGGTTACCTCGCCCTGCGCACCGGCACCGTGCCGGCGGCGGCGGAGCCTGCCGAGAGTGCGCGCTTCGGTCACTTCCTGGCGGATGTTCTGCCGGAGCGCACATTGTCGGAAAGCACTTGGCGGCGGCAGGATACGCTCCTCCTGCGCCGCAGGGGCGGCGGGCGCCCGCTCTACGTCGAAGCGCTCCCCTTGCGCGGCAGCGATCCGTTTCCGGTGGCCGGCGCCGGGCTCGGGGGCGGCATGGTCCTACTCCTGCGCGACCTGCTCGCGCCGAGCACGCGTCCGATCGAACCGATGCTGGAACAACTCGGTCTCACCCGAGCCGAGGCGCGGGTCGCGGCCCTGGTCGGCCGAGGTGCGGCGCCGCGGGAGGTGGCCGAGCAGTTCGCCGTCGGCGAGAGCACGGTGCGCAGCCAGCTCAAGGCGGTCTACGGCAAGCTCGCGATCCGTCGGCAGAGCGAGTTGGCAGTGTTCATCACCCGTCTCGACAGTCTCTAG